In the Manis javanica isolate MJ-LG chromosome 14, MJ_LKY, whole genome shotgun sequence genome, one interval contains:
- the LOC108383825 gene encoding olfactory receptor 14C36-like, whose translation MANSSMVTEFLLTGFADKQQLRLLLSVLFLLMYLATLLGNLLIVSATTLDQSLHKPMYFFLRNLSILDMCYVSVTVPKACVNSLTNNRAISVAGCAAQIFLVIYCAFVELLFLTVMARDRYVAICQPLLYPVIMNHQFCVWTTLVSLLSGLIFAGVHTGNTFWLSFCQSNVIHQFFCDIPSLLSLSCSDTFNNFLLLIVSAIWVGGGSFVFITMSYIYIFSTVMKFPIRERGKAFSTCVPHILVVSMFLISVIYVYLTPSVTSESIQGVILSVFYSTVPPFLNPVIYSLRNTQIKEAVRKVIFRKSYSGN comes from the coding sequence aTGGCCAATTCGTCCATGGTGACTGAGTTTCTCCTCACAGGCTTTGCTGATAAGCAGCAGCTGAGGCTTCTGCTCTCCGTGTTATTCCTACTGATGTACTTGGCCACCTTGTTAGGGAATCTCCTCATCGTCTCTGCCACCACACTCGACCAGAGCCTTCACaagcccatgtacttcttcctcaggaacCTGTCCATCTTAGACATGTGCTACGTTTCTGTCACTGTCCCCAAAGCCTGTGTCAACTCCCTCACTAACAACAGGGCCATTTCAGTGGCTGGCTGTGCAGCTCAGATCTTCCTGGTCATTTATTGTGCATTTGTGGAGCTTCTGTTCCTCACCGTCATGGCCcgtgaccgctatgtggccatctgccagcccctcctctACCCAGTCATCATGAACCACCAGTTCTGTGTCTGGACaacactggtctccctgctcagTGGCCTCATCTTCGCAGGTGTGCACACAGGGAACACATTCTGGCTGTCCTTCTGTCAGTCCAACGTTATCCACCAGTTCTTCTGTGACATCCCCTCTCTGCTGAGCCTCTCCTGCTCGGACACCTTCAACAATTTCCTCTTACTTATTGTTTCTGCCATTTGGGTTGGTGGTGGCTCCTTTGTTTTTATCACCAtgtcatatatttacatattttccacTGTGATGAAGTTTCCAATCAGAGAGCGAggcaaggccttctccacctgtgtcCCTCACATCCTCGTCGTGTCCATGTTCCTCATTTCTGTCATCTATGTGTACCTAACACCTTCAGTAACCTCTGAAAGTATCCAGGGAgtgattctttctgtattttattcaaCTGTTCCTCCATTCCTGAATCCTGTTATTTACAGTCTTAGAAATACTCAAATAAAGGAAGCTGTAAGGAAAGTAATCTTCAGAAAATCTTATTCAGGTAATTAA